In Papaver somniferum cultivar HN1 chromosome 1, ASM357369v1, whole genome shotgun sequence, a genomic segment contains:
- the LOC113276211 gene encoding UDP-glycosyltransferase 72B3-like, with protein sequence MENTQDRKKINNNVQERDHDTPHIAILPCPGMGHLIPHLELAKRLCNFHGIQVTFFVYLTEASAAQSQYLNTHPLPKSLHVYHLPSRDISPFVTDSTDIQTRLCIIVRESLPDVESYIVSSHDNNTSVRPVNVLIADFFATGSFDIADKLGIPKYIFFCPAADLLPFMIYLPILDSQVQGEFVDLKEPIEVPGCKLLQPRDLVDPVRNRKTDGYNWFLHHASRFPLADGILLNTSYDLEPKTIKALREDPILRQLGTPRVYPVGPLIKPSSAKVEVKDEHYMIMAWLNQQPEESVIFVSFGSGGTLSAEQMKELAWGLELSGKRFIWVIRKPVEADASASFFSVGNEEENNPDEYLPHEYQNRINRVGLVIPTWAPQMEILSHSSVGGFLSHCGWNSALESLCNGVPMIAWPLYAEQRSNAAMLEEEIGVAVRVKSDENGVVGREEIGKLISLLMDEGNEDETHKVGFNLRSKAKQLQILMSEAINEGESSYHSLSEVADEWKASTSVM encoded by the coding sequence atggaaaataccCAAGATCGAAAAAAGATTAACAATAATGTTCAAGAGCGTGATCATGATACCCCTCACATTGCTATCCTTCCATGTCCTGGAATGGGTCATCTCATTCCTCATCTTGAGTTAGCTAAACGATTATGCAACTTTCATGGCATCCAAGTGACGTTTTTCGTATACTTAACCGAAGCTTCTGCTGCTCAATCTCAATACCTTAACACACATCCTCTTCCCAAATCTCTTCATGTATATCACCTTCCATCCAGAGACATTTCTCCTTTCGTAACAGATTCTACTGATATTCAAACTCGTCTCTGTATAATCGTTCGTGAATCTCTTCCTGATGTCGAATCCTACATTGTTAGCTCTCACGATAATAATACTAGTGTCAGACCCGTAAATGTTCTCATTGCGGATTTCTTTGCTACGGGAAGTTTTGATATTGCCGACAAATTGGGCATACCgaaatatattttcttttgcCCTGCAGCTGACTTGCTCCCCTTCATGATATATCTGCCCATACTTGATAGCCAAGTGCAAGGTGAGTTCGTTGATCTCAAAGAGCCGATTGAAGTCCCTGGTTGTAAGCTGCTTCAACCAAGGGACCTAGTTGATCCGGTCAGGAATCGCAAGACTGATGGGTACAACTGGTTCTTACACCATGCAAGCCGGTTTCCCCTGGCTGATGGAATTCTTTTGAACACGAGCTATGATCTTGAGCCTAAGACTATTAAAGCATTGCGAGAAGACCCAATTTTACGACAACTAGGTACTCCGCGTGTATATCCAGTTGGTCCACTTATTAAGCCATCATCGGCAAAAGTAGAAGTGAAAGATGAGCATTATATGATCATGGCATGGCTTAACCAGCAACCAGAGGAATCCGTGATTTTTGTATCATTCGGAAGCGGTGGGACATTATCAGCTGAGCAGATGAAAGAGTTAGCTTGGGGGTTAGAACTTAGTGGAAAACGGTTCATATGGGTCATTCGGAAACCGGTAGAAGCGGACGCTTCAGCATCATTTTTCAGCGTGGGTAACGAAGAAGAGAACAATCCTGATGAATACTTACCTCATGAGTACCAAAACAGGATCAATAGAGTAGGCTTGGTGATCCCTACGTGGGCACCGCAAATGGAAATACTCAGTCACTCGTCAGTAGGTGGGTTTTTAAGTCACTGTGGTTGGAATTCAGCATTAGAAAGCCTATGCAATGGTGTGCCCATGATAGCGTGGCCGTTATACGCGGAACAACGGAGTAATGCTGCAATGCTTGAAGAAGAGATTGGAGTTGCCGTGAGAGTTAAGAGTGACGAAAATGGAGTTGTGGGTAGGGAAGAGATTGGAAAATTAATTAGTCTTTTAATGGATGAAGGAAATGAAGACGAAACTCATAAGGTGGGTTTCAATTTGAGAAGTAAAGCTAAACAACTTCAAATATTGATGAGTGAAGCTATAAACGAAGGAGAGTCTTCTTACCATTCACTCTCGGAGGTTGCTGATGAATGGAAAGCAAGTACTAGtgtgatgtag